A window of the Lolium perenne isolate Kyuss_39 chromosome 7, Kyuss_2.0, whole genome shotgun sequence genome harbors these coding sequences:
- the LOC127314804 gene encoding uncharacterized protein, with the protein MGEERRAAEEAAARAAEQARELQDAAAALLSRTWAEEEALRRRAAVLREDLARLRRAAARADSDKVEEDLDRAACLISDGDIATILPSKAHGAFLKLLLGPVNLRARKEVQLKVKEEYNSYRDRTAVVFLGFPMILLFLRSWLWNGCFPALPVQLYQAWLLFLYTTLALRENILRVNGSDIRPWWVCHHYCAMLMALVSLTWEIKGQPDCARKQRGVELFLCWAVMQGFAMMLQNRYQRQRLYTRIALGKAKRMDVVWGETAGVEGQLLLLCPVLFLLQVFEGYVGFLLLRTAHRGLIPEWQVVVCGILLIAMAIGNFANTVDTLMVKSRFKAKMKKSKSKRDLAACTSPTGSPLTNSAAGA; encoded by the exons ATGGGGGAGGAGAggagggcggcggaggaggcggcggcgcgcgcggcggaGCAGGCGCGGGAGCTgcaggacgcggcggcggcgctgctctCGCGGAcgtgggcggaggaggaggcgctgcgccgccgcgccgccgtgcTTCGGGAGGACCTCGCCCGGCTGCGCAGGGCCGCCGCCCGCGCCGACAGCGACAAG GTTGAGGAGGACCTGGATCGAGCGGCGTGCCTCATAAGTGATGGCGACATTGCCACGATTCTCCCCAGCAAGGCGCATG GCGCTTTCCTGAAGCTGCTCTTGGGACCGGTGAATCTCCGGGCAAGGAAGGAGGTGCAGCTCAAGGTGAAGGAGGAATACAATAGCTACAGG GATAGGACTGCTGTAGTCTTCCTTGGTTTTCCGATGATTCTGTTGTTTCTTAGGTCATGGTTATGGAATGGATGCTTTCCAGCATTGCCAGTTCAGCTATACCAG GCTTGGCTGTTATTCCTGTATACAACTTTAGCTTTGCGGGAGAACATATTGCGAGTTAATGGAAGTGATATCCGTCCTTG GTGGGTATGCCATCACTACTGTGCCATGTTGATGGCTCTTGTAAGTCTCACATGGGAAATTAAGGGACAGCCTGACTGTGCACGTAAACAG AGGGGTGTCGAGCTGTTTCTGTGCTGGGCTGTAATGCAAGGTTTTGCCATGATGTTGCAGAACAGATATCAGCGTCAAAGACTGTATACTCGGATTGCTTTGGGGAAG GCTAAGAGAATGGATGTCGTGTGGGGAGAGACTGCTGGTGTTGAGGGTCAACTCTTGCTGCTGTGTCCTGTCCTCTTTCTCTTGCAG GTCTTCGAGGGTTATGTTGGATTTTTACTTCTTCGGACAGCTCATAGAGGCCTCATCCCTGAGTGGCAG GTTGTGGTATGTGGGATCCTGCTCATTGCAATGGCTATTGGCAACTTTGCAAACACAGTGGACACATTGATGGTTAAGTCCAGATTCAAAGCAAAGATGAAAAAGTCCAAGAGCAAACGGGATCTTGCTGCGTGCACATCACCGACTGGCTCACCGCTGACAAATTCAGCAGCTGGAGCTTGA
- the LOC127314805 gene encoding uncharacterized protein — MASTTSTPTSGGGGARPWRTALLTLRDESVASPSPPALLALLRRLLLSPASPSLVASAAVLSPHEVGSDVVFLAEKAATVPPCAGADDVLRGVCHLIHDVMCKTNTEIDSSGWLALLKFLHELVKCSVEGACVKGLSDRTAALNTLSECMQILRFSSKDLGRSSSLTENSHVLRVLILIISCLQAELNMTDKSNGPGTSSYIPGSTSNKNSNTWDMKISAFSMVEDILCKIASTISEDLWLSVVELLRKVMDFVTARNLIIESSIMSRFYTSFLRCLHLVLSEPKGSLSGHVAGFVANLQMFLVYGLRSALPSAIPPKENKTEFKSRTSERGRYKPPHLRKKDGRGNDSVDDRSSDSESSRYDLGSSDSDLSDTDGHAKNGDRFRSSKARLTAILCIQDICRADPKSLTSLWPLLLPENDVLQQRKYRATLMTCLIFDPVTKVRVEAASTIAAMLEGQALVLTQVAEYKESSKPGSFTTLSCSLGQILMQLHTGVMYLIQRETQATLLAALFRVLIFLISATPYARMPKELLPTVITAMCSRLLDRQSNKNEHYTLMVNVLSCLEAAFAKVPPSSDVFGVLIDGCAGPSHTQQKSSVVAVLLHCIEGEMHFSIRCGALQVLRSVVHNYPSCANIIWEEVRDIVLDLLQTESFEDQKCDANFGPPKEELSIKGRCLVAGMKVIDECLRVSSGFKGADDLKECRLLDIQQISDCTVNKNIKSAPHFEIEAPGPSQNCNLDITLGTSRWIEVIETHLPRGLSHASAMVRTASLTCFAGMTSDVFFSLPVNKKDYVTSSSVHAALSDTVATVRSAACRAIGIISCFSQILLSPSLPGEFIEAIEFNTRNSSTPVRITASWALANLCSSIRFRALELQADPSAGVLDKSTISLLVEIALRLTKDGEKVKSNAVRALGYLSRFIRFNHHSDAVDEPRNSDFCGDHVWLERMVQALMSCVTTGNVKVQWNVCHALSNLFMNDTLRLSDMQWASSVYSILLLLLRDSNNYKIRMHAAVALAVPVTRLDYGSSFPDVIQGLEHVLESFYSNNSSSSNFKHRDNLEKQLTFTALHLLGFVSPKDDQSLKDFLIKKSSFLEDWLKSLCSLFNSAEDQPLASETINDEDGFSPNVSQKVMLSSAVQSLLIVYTSGNQQTIAQRFEQLARSIA; from the exons ATGGCCTCCACCACCTCCACTCCCACCTCCGGGGGAGGCGGGGCAAGGCCCTGGCGCACCGCGCTTCTCACCCTCCGCGACGAGTCAGTCGCCTCGCCCTCCCCTCCGGCCCTCCtcgccctcctccgccgcctcctcctgtcCCCCGCCTCGCCCTCCCTCGTCGCCTCTGCCGCCGTGCTCTCCCCTCACGAG GTGGGCTCTGATGTGGTGTTCCTCGCGGAAAAAGCCGCGACGGTGCCCCCCTGCGCTGGCGCCGACGACGTGCTTCGTGGCGTATGCCACCTG ATACATGATGTTATGTGCAAGACAAATACAGAAATCGACTCTTCTGGTTGGCTTGCACTGTTAAAGTTTCTTCATGAGCTTGTCAAGTGCTCAGTTGAGGGTGCATGCGTTAAGGGCCTTTCTGATAGGACTGCTGCACTGAATACACTATCCGAGTGTATGCAAATTCTCAG GTTTTCGAGTAAGGATTTGGGAAGAAGTAGTTCATTAACTGAGAATTCTCATGTACTCAGAGTTCTTATCTTGATTATATCATGCTTGCAAGCTGAACTTAACATGACAGATAAATCCAATGGCCCTGGCACATCTTCATACATTCCTGGATCAACCAGTAATAAAAATTCTAATACCTGGGATATGAAAATCTCTGCATTTTCCATGGTGGAAGATATATTATGTAAGATTGCATCAACCATATCAGAAGATTTATGGCTCTCTGTTGTTGAG CTCTTGAGGAAAGTGATGGATTTTGTGACAGCTAGGAATCTTATTATAGAAAGTAGCATTATGTCAAG ATTTTATACTTCATTTCTTCGTTGTTTGCATTTGGTTCTTTCAGAACCAAAAGGTTCACTTTCAGGGCAT GTAGCAGGTTTCGTGGCAAATTTGCAAATGTTTCTTGTGTATGGGCTAAGGTCAGCTTTGCCATCTGCAATACCTCCAAAGGAAAATAAAACAGAGTTTAAATCGAGGACTTCTGAGCGTGGACGGTATAAACCACCTCATTTACGAAAAAAGGATGGAAGAGGGAatgattcagtggatgatcgaagTTCAGATAGTGAATCTTCTCGATATGATTTAGGCTCATCAGATTCAGATCTTAGTGATACTGATGGACATGCAAAAAACGGAGACCGTTTCCGGAGTTCGAAAGCTAGATTAACTGCCATCCTTTGTATACAG GATATCTGTCGTGCTGACCCAAAGTCACTCACTTCACTGTGGCCATTACTTTTACCTGAGAACGATGttcttcaacaaag AAAATATCGAGCAACTCTGATGACATGTTTGATCTTTGACCCTGTCACAAAG GTACGTGTTGAGGCAGCATCAACCATTGCTGCTATGCTGGAAGGACAGGCCTTAGTCTTGACACAAGTTGCCGAGTACAAGGAATCATCGAAGCCTGGATCTTTCACTACGTTGTCCTgctcacttggtcaaattctgatgCAGCTGCATACAG GTGTAATGTACTTGATACAGCGTGAAACTCAAGCTACATTGCTTGCAGCATTGTTCAGAGTTCTCATTTTTCTGATATCTGCTACACC GTATGCTCGCATGCCGAAGGAGTTGTTACCAACTGTCATTACAGCCATGTGCAGTAGACTGTTGGACAGACAGTCAAATAAAAATGAGCATTACACCTTGATG GTTAATGTTCTAAGCTGCTTGGAAGCAGCATTTGCAAAGGTACCACCTTCTTCAGATGTCTTTGGAGTTCTCATTGATGGTTGTGCAG GACCATCACATACTCAGCAGAAGTCAAGTGTGGTAGCTGTTCTTCTTCATTGTATAGAAGGGGAAATGCATTTCAGCATTAGATGTGGAGCTCTCCAG GTGTTGAGATCAGTGGTTCATAATTATCCAAGCTGTGCAAACATCATTTGGGAAGAAGTTCGAGACATTGTTCTTGATTTATTGCAAACTGAAAGCTTTGAAGACCAAAAATGTGATGCTAACTTTGGGCCTCCTAAAGAAGAATTGTCAATTAAGGGAAGATGTCTTGTAGCTGGTATGAAG GTAATCGATGAGTGTTTGCGTGTTTCATCGGGATTCAAGGGAGCAGATGACCTCAAAGAATGTAGATTGCTCGATATTCAGCAGATTTCTGACTGTACTGTAAATAAAAATATTAAATCTGCACCCCACTTTGAAATTGAAGCGCCTGGACCATCACAAAACTGCAATTTGGACATAACACTTGGAACCAGCCGTTGGATTGAGGTGATAGAAACCCATCTACCTCGAGGATTATCACATGCCTCTGCTATG GTCAGGACAGCATCACTCACATGTTTTGCTGGCATGACTTCTGATGTTTTCTTCTCCCTGCCAGTAAACAAGAAAGATTATGTGACTTCCTCATCT GTTCATGCAGCATTGAGTGATACAGTTGCTACTGTGAGATCAGCTGCATGTCGAGCCATTGGTATTATTTCatgtttttctcaaatactaTTGAG TCCCAGTCTACCTGGCGAGTTCATAGAAGCCATTGAGTTTAACACACGAAATTCATCAACTCCA GTCCGTATCACTGCTTCATGGGCTTTGGCAAATCTTTGTTCTTCTATTCGTTTTAGAGCATTGGAATTGCAAGCAGATCCGTCTGCAG GTGTACTAGATAAATCAACCATATCTTTGTTGGTTGAAATTGCTTTGCGCCTGACGAAAGAtggcgaaaag GTAAAGTCAAATGCTGTTAGAGCTCTTGGATATCTTTCAAGGTTTATCAGATTCAATCATCATTCTGACGCAGTTGATGAGCCAAG AAATTCAGATTTTTGCGGAGATCATGTCTGGCTAGAAAGAATGGTACAGGCTTTGATGTCTTGTGTGACAACTGGAAATGTAAAG GTTCAATGGAATGTTTGCCATGCTCTTAGCAACTTATTCATGAATGACACCTTGAGACTTTCAGACATGCAGTG GGCATCAAGTGTTTATAGCATACTTCTATTACTGCTCCGCGACTCAAACAATTATAAGATAAGGATGCATGCTGCTGTTGCTTTAGCAGTGCCAGTCACAAGACTTG ATTATGGGAGCTCATTTCCAGATGTTATTCAAGGTCTCGAGCATGTTCTCGaatcattttattcaaacaattcATCATCTTCAAACTTCAAACACCGAGACAACCTTGAGAAACAG CTTACATTTACTGCTCTTCATTTACTTGGTTTTGTTTCACCGAAGGATGACCAAAGCCTGAAAGATTTTCTTATCAAG AAGTCATCCTTTCTAGAAGACTGGCTAAAGTCATTATGCTCTTTGTTCAATAGTGCCGAGGACCAGCCTCTGGCAAGTGAGACCATAAATGATGAGGATGGTTTCAGCCCAAATGTATCGCAGAAAGTTATGTTGTCCTCTGCTGTACAGTCCTTGCTCATTGTCTATACAAGTGGAAACCAGCAAACCATTGCTCAGAGATTTGAGCAATTGGCTAGAAGCATAGCGTGA